One Chloroflexota bacterium DNA window includes the following coding sequences:
- the hemC gene encoding hydroxymethylbilane synthase gives MTTTTTLRVGTRGSRLALAQARVAATALVNAPGIGWVELVEIRTKGDAISERRPAGHLVVGDGQFTGELEEALLEDRIDVAVHSLKDLPTAPNPALRLGAILERGDPRDCLLSRHTGGLDGLPFGARIGTSSVRRAAQLAAARADVVARPIRGNVDTRLQRLEAGEYDALLLAAAGLDRLGIPVSDDDRLPLDLMLPAPGQGALALQVRAGDVPVVVSLDHEPTRVAVQVERALLRALGGGCLAPLGALAEAVDGQLRLRAAYEGRRGFTRVDLSGPAGRPAEVVAAAAARIREATA, from the coding sequence ATGACCACCACAACGACCCTTCGAGTCGGCACCCGCGGCAGCCGCCTGGCTCTCGCCCAGGCACGAGTCGCCGCAACCGCCCTGGTGAACGCACCGGGTATCGGCTGGGTGGAGCTTGTCGAGATCCGCACCAAGGGTGACGCCATCAGCGAGCGGCGACCCGCCGGGCACCTTGTCGTCGGCGATGGGCAATTCACTGGAGAGCTGGAAGAGGCGCTGCTCGAGGACAGGATCGATGTCGCGGTGCATTCGCTGAAGGATCTGCCGACGGCCCCCAATCCGGCCCTCAGGCTCGGCGCGATCCTGGAACGCGGCGATCCCCGGGACTGCCTGTTGAGCCGCCACACGGGAGGTCTCGACGGCCTCCCGTTCGGGGCGAGAATCGGGACCAGCAGCGTGCGCCGCGCGGCACAGCTGGCGGCGGCCAGGGCCGACGTCGTGGCGCGTCCGATCCGTGGGAACGTGGATACCCGCCTGCAGCGCCTCGAGGCCGGCGAGTACGACGCGCTGCTCCTCGCCGCGGCGGGGCTCGACCGGCTGGGAATCCCCGTCAGCGATGACGATCGGCTGCCGCTGGATCTCATGCTTCCGGCGCCCGGTCAGGGGGCACTGGCCCTCCAGGTGCGAGCCGGTGACGTGCCGGTGGTGGTTTCCCTTGATCATGAACCGACCCGCGTTGCGGTCCAGGTTGAGCGCGCCCTGCTGCGGGCGCTCGGCGGCGGCTGTCTGGCCCCGCTCGGTGCGCTCGCCGAGGCGGTGGACGGCCAGCTCCGACTGCGCGCGGCGTACGAGGGTCGGCGTGGCTTTACTCGCGTAGACCTGAGTGGCCCGGCAGGCCGCCCCGCCGAGGTGGTCGCGGCGGCAGCGGCACGCATCAGGGAGGCAACCGCTTGA
- a CDS encoding uroporphyrinogen-III synthase, translated as MTTLLVTRPAGQAAELVSLLAERGINSISVPTVEIDPAAPGGALDDAIQSLDGAAWLVITSVNGAAALLERLAALRRSLPAGVRVAAVGAATASALEAGGVPVDHVPSRYRTVAIAEGLGDVTGRRVVLARADAATRDLRDALLERGALVEDVVAYRTVEGPAASRDSVRAALAQELDGVIFTSGSTVRGLHALLSPPEALRATALPAYCIGPVTAAVARRAGYAVPVVAGRHMVADLAEAIQTHLSKEIP; from the coding sequence TTGACCACCCTGCTCGTGACGCGACCCGCCGGGCAGGCTGCCGAGCTTGTCTCGTTGCTGGCGGAGCGCGGCATCAACTCCATCAGCGTGCCCACGGTTGAGATTGACCCCGCTGCACCTGGTGGCGCGCTCGACGACGCGATCCAATCCCTGGACGGCGCCGCCTGGCTGGTCATCACCAGCGTCAATGGAGCCGCCGCACTGCTTGAGCGCCTGGCGGCGCTTCGCCGCTCGCTGCCGGCTGGCGTACGCGTGGCCGCGGTGGGTGCTGCGACAGCATCGGCATTGGAGGCCGGCGGCGTCCCGGTCGATCATGTGCCGTCCCGCTACCGAACCGTGGCCATCGCGGAGGGGCTTGGGGATGTGACGGGCAGGCGCGTGGTCCTGGCTCGCGCTGATGCGGCGACGCGCGACCTGCGTGACGCTCTGCTCGAGCGCGGGGCACTCGTCGAGGACGTTGTCGCCTATCGGACGGTGGAGGGACCGGCCGCGTCGCGGGACAGCGTTCGCGCGGCACTGGCGCAAGAGCTCGACGGGGTGATCTTCACCAGCGGCTCGACCGTGCGCGGTCTGCATGCTCTCCTCTCGCCGCCTGAGGCGCTGCGCGCCACCGCCCTGCCGGCCTACTGCATCGGTCCAGTGACCGCCGCAGTTGCGCGCCGGGCGGGTTATGCGGTCCCGGTGGTCGCCGGCCGGCACATGGTCGCCGACCTGGCGGAGGCCATTCAGACCCACCTCAGTAAGGAGATCCCGTGA